The genomic window TCGCCGGTCCCGGGCGGGAGGTCGATCACCATCGTGTCCGGGTCGTCCCACGCGGTCGTCTCGAACAGCTCGGTCAGGGCGTCGTGGGCCATCGCGCCGCGCCAGGCCAGCGGCCCGCCCTCGGTCAGCAGGTCGGCGCTCATCACCTCCATCGGACCGACGGAGACGGGGATCGGCCGGTCGTCCTCGTCGGCGCGGATCACGCCCTCGACGCCCAGCAGGGACGGGACGTTCGGCCCGTAGATGTCCGCGTCGAACAGCGCGACCTCCGCGTCCGTCGCGAGCGCGCAGGCCAGGTGCGTCGCGACGGTCGTCTTGCCGACGCCGCCCTTCGTGCTCGCGACGGCGACGACCCTGTCGACGTCCTCGATCGAGGCGGGGTCCTCGGTCGTCGGCGCCGCGGGCTCGACGTGGGCCCGCTCGACCCCCTCGACGTCGCGTGCCGCGCGCGCGATGGCGCCGGTCACGCTCCCGATCGCGTCCTCGCCGAATCCGTCGAGGGCGGCCTCGACGGTCACGGCGCCGTCCTCGACCGCGATGTCCTCGACGAGGCCGGCCTCGAAGACGTTCACGCCGGCCTGCGGGTCCTCGACGCGCCGCAGGGCGGCCTCGACTCGTTCCTGGAGTTCGGTGTCTGGTAGGCTCATGGATCAGAGGTCTGGCTGTCGGTTGAGCAGGTCTTCGCCGGGGAGCAGCGTGTCCCCCTCCGCAAGCGCGCCCCGGAAGTTCCGCCGGAAGCGGGCGGGGTCCTCCTGGAGCGCGTTGGCGGCCGTGGCGCGCACCACGTCGCTGTCGTCCGTCGCGGCGGTCCGCTGCAGCGCCTCGCGGCACCGGTCGGCGTCGACGCCCGCGAGCATGTGCGCGGCCCACTCGCGGACGCGCTCGCTGTCGTCGTCCAGCGCCGCCAGCAGATCGTCGCCGGCGTCCTCGCCGCGGAGCTTGAACAGCGAGATGAGCGCGTTGCGCCTGACGGCGTGGTGGTCGTCGTCGAGCGCCGCGGTCAGTCGGTCCTCGTGGGCCGCCCGGTCCAGCCGGTCGATGGTGACGACCGCCTCCGCCCGCACCCACGGGTCGCCGTCGTTGGTGACGGCCAGCGCGCCGCGTTCGGCGATCTCCCCGCCGATCTTGCCGAGCGCCTCCACGGCGAACTGCCGGACGTCGTCGTCCTCGTCGGTCTGGGCGACGCCGGCCAGCGTCTCCGCGACGCGGTCGCCCGGATCGCGGGCGTCGGCCAGCGCCAGCGCTGCGCGCCTGCGTTCGATCTTCGAGCCCGAGCGCAGCTGGTCGAGGAGCGCGTCGACCGGCTCGTCGGCGACCGGATCCGTGTCGCTGGCCGTCAGCTCCTCCGGCGTCGCCTCGCCGATGGTGACGTCCTCGCGGCTCACCTCGATGTCCTCGAGGCCCTCGGGCTCCACGCCGAACCCGGGGCTCCGCTCCGGGGCCAGTTGCGGGTCCGGCGGCCCCTCGGCCTCCTCGTGCTCGTCGTCGCGGCCGTGGCCGCAGGCGTGGCCGTGGTCGTGCTGGTGTTCGTGCTCCGCGTCGTGCCCGTCGCCGCAGGCGCAGTCGCCGCCACAGCCGCAGGCGTGGTCGTCGTCGTGGCCGTCTCCGGAGCCGTCACTCACGTCGCCTCACCTCCGCTCACCGCGTGGAGCTCGAAGTGCTCTGCAGCGGCGATCAGCAGGTGAAGCCCGAGCACGACGGCGAGCGCCCGCGGGACCGTCGCCGGGACGCCGGCACCGAGCAACAGCAGCCCGGCGGCGACACCCGTGACGCGTCGTCGGCGGGCGCCCTCGGCGACGACGGCGACCCCGCCGCCGACGCCCAGCGCCGCGAGGGCGATTCCGGGGTCGACGGCGGCGCCGACGGCGAGCAAGGCGGCGCCCGCGACGAACGGCGCGGCCAGCGCCCCGGCGGCGACGGCCGCGGCCGCCCCGACGCCGGCCCCGAGCGCGAGCGGGGACGGCCGGACCGCCAGCGGAGCGACTGCGAGCGCCCCCAGCGCCGCGACGGTCCCCAGCCACCGGACGTCCGGACCGAACGGCCCGGCGGTCGCGCCCAGCGACAGCGCCACGGCCGCGACGGCGAGCGCGGCGACCGGCGCTCGACGGCGCGGTCGGTCCAGGAGCGCGGGCACCGCGACCAGCGCGGCCGCAACGGGGAGGACGCCGGCGGCCGCGGCGGCGGCCCCGCCGGGGCCGAACCCCGCGAATAGGGCGAACACGCCCGCAGCGACCAGGCCGACGAGCGCCCGGTCGTCGTCGTCGGCGACGCCGACGGCGACAGCGACGGCGGCGGGTACGACCACCGCGGCCGGGCCGGCGAGGTCGTGGACTGGCTGGATTCCCGCAGGGGCCTCGCCGAGCGGTGCGTTGCGGGCGACGCGGACGGCGGCCAGCAGGCAGACGGCGGCCGCGGCGGCGAGCCCACCGACCGCCCGGACGTCGTCGGCGCCGGCCGCCCGGGCGCGGGCCGCGACTGCCCCGGTTCCGGACGGCTGGTGCCCGGACGCCGATTTCCGCGCCACGGTCATCCCCCCTCCAGCCGGTCGACCAGTTCGGCCCTGTCCGCGGCGGTGAACGCGTCCAGCAGGGCCGCGAACTCGCCGTACGCACCCGTGCCGGGCTCCTCGTCCACCGTCTCGGCGACGCCCTCCGCGACGTGGCGGAGGTGGCGATCGAGGAAGTCCAGGCGCGCGGCGTCGGCGCCCCCGTCGGAACTCCGTTCCGACGAGGATCGGTTCGCTTCGCTCACCTCACCGCCGTCCGCGACGGCCGCGCGACGGGCGAGGTAGCCGGCGAACTCCAGTTCGAGCCGCAGGTGGTCGTGGTGCTCGCGCTCGTCGGTGTCGACGGTCAGGTCGTAGTAGTCGTACGCCCGCGCCAGGTCGAGGTTGACGTCGTTCCAGGAGACGTCCGGCCGGTAGCCGGACTCGTACAGCGCCACCGGCGGCCCGGTGGCGTTCAGGCTCCCGTCCGTGCGGTCCTCGTACTCGGCGTGGCCGACGACGAACAGGTCGTTGTACCGGGCACAGAGCGTCTCGTAGTCGTCGTCCGTCGCCGGCAGCGGGGCGTCGACGTCCAGTGGCGTCCGGTCGAGCAGCGCCTCGAACTGGGCGGCAACGTCGCCAGCCCGGAGCGCCTCGTGGAACCGCTCGTCGGGGTGGGCGAAGGCGCTCGCCAGGAGCGCGTACGCCGCCCCGCGGGCGCCGGCGTCGGGATCGATGGCGTCGACTGGTTCCTCGATGCGGCCGTCGGCTCCGTCTCGGTCGGGTCGAGTCTCGGGATCTGTCGTCATTCTCAGGACCTCCTGATGCCGATGACTGTGGCGACGATCACGACGACGAGGGCCAGCCCCGCGACGCCCCAGAGGATCGCCTCGTAGGGCGGCCCCTGCGGCCCGGGCCCGAACGGGAAGTACTGCCACTCGCTGACGGCCTTCTGTCCGGCCCGCTCGGCGTTGCTGCCGTTCCAGACCGCGAAGGCGACCTGGACGTCCTCGTTCGCCGCGAAGTCGGTGCGATTCGCCGTGTCGACGGTCTCGTTCCGGACGAACGTGACGTACCAGTGGTCGTCCCGATAGGTCGCGTTCGTCGAGACCTGCTGGTTCACCATGCTCGACGTCCCGGGGCCGCCGGCGATCAGCTCCTGGCCGGCGGTCGGCCCGCTCCAGTACCAGACGTTGACGGGCGTCTGGGTGCTCCCCATCGCGATGCCGGGGTTGGCGCTGGCGTCGGTCGGCAGCTGGATCGCCGCGGCGTCGCCGAAGGAGTTCACGTGCGGCGTCGTGTACCGCCCCGGCGTGAGGTTGGCGTCGCGCGTCGGATCCGCCCAGCGCAGCCGCAACGCCAGCCGCCCGTCCGTCCGTGCGGCCCTGACCGACACGGCCTCGATCGACGTGTCGTTGGCGTTCGGGGCACCGCTGGGCGCGCTGGCCAGCGCGACCTCCTTCTCCGGGGTCTGTCCCCAGGCGTCCGCCGTCGGGTTCGACAGCGAGTCCCCCGCCTCCGGGAGGTCGGTGACGGGGACCTCGTTGGCCGGTCGCGCACCGACGAGTGCGGGGGCGACCGCCGCCGCCGTCAGCAGCGCCAGGGCGACCGCTGCGGTCGCCACGGACCGGTCGTCGCGTCCCGCGGTCACCCCGCGAACACCTCCGTCGGGGCGAGCCGGCGCGGGCCGGAGTGGCGCTCAGTCATCGTCAAAGGCCTCCAGCCTGTATTGCCGCGCCAGGTCCTGCGTCGTTAGCAGGTCCATCAGCTCGCTGTCCTCGCCGCGGCGGACGCGGTCGCGGTGGCGCTCGATGGTGTCCAGCGCGTCGTGGACGTCCTCGCCGAACAGCTCCTCGAGGTAGGGGCGGGGGATCCGGTCGACGTCGACGGTCTCGCCGTCCTCGGTGTGCTGGGGCGGGGCGAAGGGCGGGACGTAGTAGACGTTGGGCTCCGTGTGGAACTCGGGGTGGAGCCGCAGCGCCACCCCGTACTCCTCGACGAGCTTGTAGATGGGGCCGTCCTCGTCGTCGAGGAAGCCCACCAGCCGGAGCTGGGGCGGACACTCCGAGGCGCAGGCGGGCGGTCGCACCTCGTCGTCGGGGCCCTCGCCCTCCTTGCGCGGGTAGCAGAAGATGCACTTCTCCGACTTCTTCTTGAGGACGTTGAAGTGGACCTTGTTGTACGGACACCCCTCGACGCAGTAGCGGTAGCCCCGACACCGTTCCTGGTCGACGAGGACGATGCCGTCCTCCTCACGCTTGTAGAGGGCCTTCCGCGGGCAGGCCTCGGCACACGAGGGGTGCGTGCAGTGGTTGCAGATCCGGGGCAGGTAGAAGTAGTAGCTGTTGGGGTACTCGCCGGCGCCCTGGTCCTCGTCCCAGTTGGGGCCCCACTCCGGGGTCTCCCCCTGCGGCCGGAGCGACTCGTCGCTGCCGTCGTAGAAGATCTCCCCGTGGTTGAACTCCCACGGCCGGCCCCAGTCCTCCTGGCTCGGGAGCTCGCCGACCTCGCGCTCGCCGTGCGTGTCCTCCTGATCGGCCTGCTCGGCGGACGCGAAGCCGCCGCCCTTCTCCTCCCAGTCGCGGGGGTAGCCGCGGCCGGGCTTGGTCTCGACGTTGTTCCAGTACATGTACTCCCGGCCGCCGCCCTCCGTCCAGAGCTTCTTGCAGGCGACCGTGCAGGTCTGGCAGCCGATGCACTTGTTGAGGTCCATCACCATCGCGACCTGGTGCTCGATCCCGTCGGCGAGTTCGACCGTCGCGCCGTCGTCCTGGAGGCTCACTGGCCGTCACCTCCGTCGCCGCCGGCGGTGTCCGTCGGCGTCTCCGTCCCGCTCGTCGCGTTTCCGTCCGCGGTGGCGCCACCGCCCGACTCGTTGCCGGTGACGGGCGTCTGGTCCTCCGGGTCCCAGGGGCCGCCCGCCCCTTCCTCGTCGACGGTCGCCTGCTGGTCGCCGCTGACGTTCGAGGCGTCGTCGGTCGCCCGCCAGGAGCGGTCCATCTCCTCGACGAGTTCGACGTCGACCCGGACGTCCGAGTTCACGCCGGTCGGGCCCCAGTAGTTGGGGCGGAACGAGAGGTGTTCGCCGCTGTCCTCCGGGTACTGGATCAGCTGTGTGGGTTTCATGTACATGCCGACGAGTGTGTTGAAGTTGCCGCGGCTCTCGAACTGGAAGCGCTCCCAGGCGAAGTACATCCGCGCGGTCCCGGGCTCGCTGCTGGGATAGATCTTCACCTGGACCTCCAGCTCGTCGTTGTCGTTGTACAGCCGGACGATGTCGCCGTCGGAGACGCCCCGTTCGGCGGCGTCGTCGGGGTGGAGGTACACCAGCGGCTCGCCGCGCTGGAGGCGGAGCATGGTCTCGTTGTCCCGCCACGTCGAGTGGATCGACCACCGCGGGTGTGGGGTGTTGTACCGCAGCGGGTACTCCTCTGGGTCCTGGTTCTGGACCGGGTCCTTGTGGGTGGGGAGTTCCTCACCCAGCTTGAGGAACCAGTCGTGGTCGATGTAGTACTGCTGGCGGCCGGTGAACGTCGGCCACGGCTCCTTGTCCCGGACGAACCGCTGCCAGGGGGTGTAGGCCTCGCCGTCCTCGATCTCGGAGGTCCAGTGGTCGCCCGCCGTCAGGAGTCGCCGCGGCTGTTCCACGACGTCGTCGAAGGTGATCTCGCCGTCGATACCCACCCCGACCTCCGGGCTCGGGGTGGCGACGTTGGCCGTGGCCTCGGGGTTGCCGCCCGCCGTCTCGTCGCCGCCGTTCGTGCTGCCGCTCTCCGCCGAGGACGCTCCGCTCGCGGATCCCTCGTCGCCCTCCTCGCCGGCGGAGAGGTTCGACTCGACGGAGTTCTCGAGGATGAACTCGCAGGCTGCCCGGTCCTCGGCGAGCGCGCCGTCCTCGCCGGACAGGTGGTCGCGGACGTAGTCGTCGTGGATCGTCGTCAGGTCGATCTCGCGGTCGAACGACCGGTCCGGGACGGGATCGAGGTCGCGCTCCTCGGCCAGCTCCTGGATCTTCTCGGCCAGCCCGCGGAAGATCTGCCAGTCGGTCCGGGACTCCCCCAGCGGCTCGATGGCCGGGGTGAACGGGATGACGTAGCTGTGCATGTCCGTCATGTTGAGGTCGTGCTTCTCGTAGTGGCTCGCGGCCGGCAGCACGATGTCGGAGTACAGCGCCGAGGAGTCCATCCGGAAGTTGACGTCGACGATGAGGTCCAGCTTGGGCCAGAGGTTCTCCTTGACCGCCACGCCGCCCTTGGACTGGTTGAAGTAGTTGCCCCGCCAGATGAACATGACCGACGGGTCCGGCCGGGAGCCGTCCTCGCGCTCCTCCGGGTACAGGGGCATCCACCCGCGGTCGATCGATTCCTCGATCCGCTGGCGGGTGTCCTCGTCCGTGTTGCCCATGCCGCCGGCGTGGTAGAACGTCCACAGCGCGGTCGCGATCGAGCGGCCCTCGACCGGGAAGGACAGCTCCGACCAGCCGTTGTACGTCCAGATCTTCTCCTGGCCGACGTAGTGGTCGAAGCCGGTGCCCTGCCGGCCGAGGTTGCCCGTCAGCGTGACCAGTAGCTGGATCGCCCGGTTGCCCAGGTCGTTGTGATACCAGTCGTTGACGCCCTTGCCGTGGATGATCTTGGCGCGGTCGACCTCGGCGAACTCGCGGGCGACGCGCTGGTAGGTGTCCGTACCGACCCCGGTCTGCTCGTGGACGAACTCCGGGCCGTAGTTCGAGAGCTCGTCGAGCAGGCGGTTCCACACGGTCCGCACCTGCACGGTGCCGTCCGCCGCGTCGACGGACGTGTCCGCGTCGAGGCGCGGCTGGAAGCCGGTCTCGATGCTGACGCTGGGGTCGTACTCGCCCTCGCGGTTGCCCAGCGACCCGGGCGCGGCCCGGAGGCCGCCGTCCCCGTCGCTCATGACGAACACCTTCCCCGGGTCGCCGGCGTCCTCCGCCAGCCCGACCTCGCCGGCCCGGAGGAACTTCCCGGTGTCCTCGCGGACGAGCAGCGGCATGTCCGTCTGCTCGCGGAGGTGGGCGGCGTCGTACAGGTCCTCGTCGACGATGGTCCGGGCCATCCCCAGCGCCAGGGCGATGTCGGAGCCCGGGTCCGGCGCGAGCCACTCGTCGCAGTGGATCGCCGTCTGGGAGTAGTCGGGGAAGATCCCGACGCGCTTGGTCCCCTCGTAGGCCGCTTCGAGGAAGTACTTCGCGTCTGGGATGCGCGTGACGTTGACGTTCGAGCCCCACGCGATCAGGTAGTCGGCGTTGTACCAGTCGGCGCTCTCCGCGTTGTCCGTCTGGACGCCCCAGGTCAGCGGCTCGCCCGGCGGGAGGTCCGAGTACCAGTCGTAGAAGGAGTGGGAGACGCCGCCCAGCAGGCGGATGAGTCGGGAGCCGCTGGCGAAGGAGACGGGGCTCATCGCCGGGATCGGCGTGAATCCGCTGATCGCGTCGTAGCGGCCCGCCTGGACCTCTTCGATCACCTTCTCGGCGATTTCCGTGAACGCCTCGTCCCAGGTGATCTGCTGCCACTGGCCCTCGCCGCGCTCGCCGGTGCGGCGCAGCGGGTGGGTCACCCGGTGGTCGGCGTTGACGTAGTCGGTGTAGCAGGCGCCCTTCTGGCACCCCCGCGGATTCGGGTCGGGCAGGCTGTCGTCGTACTGCGGGTAGTCGGCGGCCTGTTCCTCGCGCCAGACCTGCCCGTTCTTGACGTAGACGTTCCACGAGCACGAGCCGGTGCAGTTGACGCCGTGGGTGCTCCGGGCGATGTCGTCCCAGTCCCACTGCTCCCGGTAGAGGTCCTCCCACTCGCGGTAGGGATACGAGCCGATGTAGTCGGCCCCCTCCACGGGCTCCAGCCCGTCGATCTGGAAGGCCTCCTGCCCGAGGCCGGCCCCGGCCGCGCCGAACAGCGCGGCCGCGCCCGCTCCCTGGAGGAACGAACGGCGGTCGATCGTCCGCCGTCCGCCGTCGGCTCGCTGGCTATCACGGTCGTCGGTGGGGTCGTTCTCACTCATCGGTAACCTCGCTGTGATCGGTCGCTGGTTCGACGAACACTGTGCTGACCGCGAGCGCCGCCCCGGCGAGGCCGAGCGCGACGCCCCCGAACGTGTGGCCGCCCGCTTCCAGCCCGCCGGCCACGAGCGCCACGCCGACGAGCTTCGTCAGTCGGTCTACCCATCGATACGTCGTCGGATCGAGGACGGGACGCTGGCGGGCGTCAGCCATCGCTCTCACCTCCCGATTGCTCGCCGTCGGGCTGGCTCCCCGCTTCGCCGTCGGTATCGTCCGGCTCGATGGTGCCGGCCCCCTCGGGCACTGCCTCCGCTTCGCCGGCCGCGCCGCCGTCCGGTGTGACGTCGGGGCGGCTCCCGTAGAGCGGGCCGTCGTAGCGGTCGATCGCGAGGTAGGTGATCCCGCCCGCGACCAGCGGCCCCAGAATCGTCGCGGCCAGCAGCGCCGGGTTGAGGACGTCCGTCGAGAGCCCCGTGATGTCGGCGGCGATGGTGTTCATCCCCGCGATGGAGGCGATCATGACCATGACGACCGCCGCGACGCCGACGGCGGTCTGCCAGGGGCGGGCCAGCGGGTCCACCGTGAAGTGGCGCGGCTCCTCCCGGTAGTCGATGAACGGCCACGCGAACATGATGCCGAAGACGATGCCCGGCAGGAGCATCCCGCCGATGAACTCGGTGCTGACGTGGACGTCCACGACCGGGATGGTGAACCCGAGCCAGCCCGGCAGCAGCTTCAGGAAGCCGAACACCCACATCAGGAACCAGTCAGGCATGATCAGCTCGGGCGTCCCGGCCGGGTCGTTGGGGCCGTACTCGGCGACGTTGTGGACCGGCAGGAAGCCCGCCAAAAGCGACAGCGTCGCCATGGTCAGGAAGAACACGACGGCGCTGATCGCCGCCTGGTTGGGGAAGGCGGGCAGCCCGACCACGATGCCGTCGTCGTCGCGGTCGACGCGCCGACCGTCCCCGGCCAGGTCGTCCTCCCGGGGCGCCTCGGTGTGCTTCTGCCGGACGAGGATCGCCATGTGGACGGCTATGAGCCCGGCGATGACCACCGGGAGGAGGAACACGTGGATGAAGTAGAACCGCGGCACAGTCGCGCTCGACGGGTACTCACCCCCGAACACCACGCGCGCGAAGACGTCACCCAGTATCGGTATCGAGTTCGCGATGCTGAACCCGATGCCGGTCGCGGTGCTGGCGAACTCGTCGAACGGCAGCGCGTAGCCCGTGTAGGCCGCGAACATGGACGCGACTGCGAGCCCCGAGCCGACGACCCAGTTGGGCTCGCGTGGGTTCTGGTAGGCGCCGCTGAAGAACACCCGCAACATGTGCAGCGACAGGGAGGCCACGAACAGGTGGGCAGCCCAGTGGTGCAGGCGCCGCAGGAACATCCCGTAGGGGACGTCGTAGGTGATGTTGAGCACGCTGACGAAGGCCTCGGGCATCTCCTCGCCCTGGTACTCGGCGACGCTGCCGTCGTACTCCACGTTCGACGTCGAGGGCTCGAAGAAGAACCCGAGGAACATGCCCGTCAGCACGAGCATCAGGAAGCAGAACAGCGCGACCTCCCCCAGCAGGTAGGAGTCCTCGGCCGGGAACGCCTTCCCGAGGAAGGGGACGTCACGGTCCAGGTCCAGGCGGTCGTCGAACCACCCGTAGACCCGGTCCAGGCGGTCGGCCACGCTCACTCACCCCCCGTGCCGATCGGGCCCTCGAAGTCGCCGCCGGCCACCAGCGTCCCGTCGTCGGCGAGCCGGAGCGGGAGTTGGGGGAGCGGTCGCGGCGGCGGCCCGCCGACGACGCTGGCGCCCGACAGCGGGTCGAACTTCCCGGCGTGACACGGGCAGACGAGGGTCGACCCCTCGAAGTCCGACACCATACAGCCGGCGTGCGTGCAGACCTTCGAGTAGGCCGCGTAGCCGCTGGCGACCCAGTCGGGGTTCGTCTCGCCGCCGTACTCGCCCTCCTCGAACCGGACCAGCAGCGTCGGCGCGTCCTCGATGCCGGGGTTCGTCTCGGGAAACACCGTCGCGTAGTCGCCGAACTCCAGGAAGTTCTCGGTCACCGGCTCCCCCTCGTCGTCGACCAGCGCCACGTCGTCGCTGTAGATGGGCCCCTCGTAGCTCCGTTCGAACACCTGCGCGAGGCCGGCCAGCGGCGCGGCCAGGCTCCCGACGGCAGTCAGCCCGCCGATGGTGGCCAGCAGTTTGGCCACGTCGCGGCGCTCGACGTCCCCGCGCTCGTCCGCGAGCAGCGCCTCCAGGTCGCTGGTGCAGGGGCACCGCTGGCAGTCATCGTGGTCCGATTCGTCGGCGAGCGGCAGGTCGACGTCGAGAGACGCTACCGTCGCGGGATCGACCGCCTCGCCCCCGCGGTCGGTGTCCCCGCCGTCGCGGTCGGATCCGGGCATCAGTGTCCCCTCCGTTCGGCGACCTCGACGTGGGGCATGAACCAGGCGTAGTAGGCCACCGTGAGCCCGGCCAGCGAGAGGAACATCCCCGCCGCGTACACGCCGAAGTACTGCGTCCGCGCGAGGGTGAAGTACTCGCCGGTGAACAGCGCCGCGAAGACGATGGCCAGCGCCGTCAGCCCGCCCATCGCGACGATCCCCTCGACCGACTCCGAGGCGTCGCTGTACTCGACGATCCAGCGGTCGTCCGTGCGCAACCAGCTCGACGCCGCGACGCCACCGTCAGACCTGCGATCTGACGAGGATCGGCTCACTTCGTTCGCCTCACCGCCGTCCGCGGCCGCCGTCTCCCCGACCTCCGCGGCCCCCCGATCGGGCGGCCGGACGGCGGCGTTCATGAACCGGTGAGCCGCGGCGAGGACGCCGTAGAGGGCGAACAGCGCGACCCAGACGATGACGCCGACCTGGCTCGGCGACAGGGCGTTGGGCGTGTCCACGAACCCGCCCAGGGGGCGAATCTCGGTCACGCTGTGATCGAGTTCCACCTCCTCGACGGGACCCTCGCCCTGGCTCGCGATGACCCACATCGGCGCCAGCACCAGCGCGACGATGACGAGGACGACGACGGTCGGCCATCTCATCCCTCGTCCCCACTGAGCCCGTGGTTCTGCTCGTCCGTGCCTGCCGGCCGAACGGCGTGAGATGTATGGAGATTCACATGTAGGGTAGAAAATTTGAATTTACTTCAATTTAGGGGGTGGTACCGCGTATCACTCGGCCGCGATTACGTACCACTGGGTGACGGCGAATCGAGCGACGCGAACCCGTTCGGTTCCGCTGATGGCGACTGGTCTCGTAGTACCGGGACTGCATCCACGGATCTAGTCGCACAAACGGCTGAAACCTGTCACTTCAGGACGTGCGGACCGTCGCTATAGTAGAAATTGAAACTATTTACACATCGAGGGGCTCCCCGGGTGCCCCTCGAGTGTGTCAGTGCGTTCAATTTCTACTATAGTCGATCCCTTCCAGTTCGGACGGCATGCGGCGCTTCCGGCCGCGCCGTCGCGCTTTCCGACACACAGCTATCGGGTCGACGGCGGCAACTCGACGCCGTCTCGGCCGATTCCCGGGAGGAGAGAACGGCCGCGCGTGGTTAATACGGGCCAGCGGCTACTATCTCACATGCAGTATCTGGTCGCAACTGACGGGTCCGACGTTAGCAACACCGCGGTCGAACACGCCGCCAGGGAGGCGAGTACGTGGGACGCCGCCCTCGACGTCGTCCACGTCCTGACGCCCGACGCGAAACTGGTCGAGGGGACCCTCGTGCTACCGGGGGAGGCCGAGGCCGTCGACCACGGGGAGCAGACGCTCGAACGGGCGCGGGAAGTGGCCGCCGAGACCGCGGCGGACGCCGGGACCGAGATCGACGTCGCGACCGAACCGCTGACCGGCCGTCCCGCCGACGCCATCTCGCGGTACGCCGAGGACGCCGGCGTCGACGGCATCTTCGTCGGCCACCGCGGGCTCTCGGACGAGCAGGAACGGGTCGTCGGCAGCGTCGCCAAGAGCGTCGTCGACAAGGCGTCCGTCCCCGTGACCATCATCAAGTAGCGGGGTCGCGACGACGGCCGATTCCCGCCCAGTCCGGCCCGCGGCGGTCAGCGATCGCCGGCGTACTGAAGTCGGGAGCCGTCGAAATCCCGATCGTGCCACAGCAGTCGAGCGCTGATTCCGACGGCCCCGTCTCGCGGACGGCCGGTCTGGTCGGGCGCTACGTCAACCACGACGACGTCCTCGTCCGGTTCGTGTCGCTGTGGCTCGTCGTCGCGACGGTGTTCACCGCCGCCTGGATCCTGAGCTACGTCCTGCTGCCACGGGGGATCCTCCGCAGCGGGAACCCGGTGGCGAGGGCCGACTACGCCGGGTCCGTCACGCGCGAGTTCCTGACGCTGTTCGCCTGGAACGTGGGCGTCTCGCTGGTCGCCGTCGGGGCGAACGCCTTCCGGTCGGTGAACACGCCGCTCGGCTACGTCGTCGAAGTCGTCCAGGCGCCGCAGTACGGCGCTGTCTGGGGAACGGGCTCGCTCGCCGTCGGCGGCGATGGGCGGATCGCGCCGTCGCTGTCCGTCCTCGCCGAGCGGAGCGGGCCCATGGAGATCACGGCGATGGTCGCCATCGTGGTCGCCACTCGTGGGGTCATGATCTGGCACCAGGAGTCGGGCCCCCGCTGGCGGGAGCCGTTCGACCGGGTCCGCTCCCCGCGGGAGTGGTCGCTGACGCGGCGCGAGTGGGCGCTGCTGGTCGGCGGGTACCTCCTGCTCGCCGCCGCGAACTACCGGGAAGCCCTGGCGATCGCCCGCCTCGCCGGCTGACGGGACGGATCGGACCTCTCTACCCGACAGAGGTGTCGACTGCGACCTCGTGCCGCCCGGCGACGGCGACGTCGTCCACGGTGGCCTCGGCGTCGGCCGCGGCGTCGACGAGCGGCGGCGCGTCGACGGACCGGCCGAAGAGCTTCCCCTCCCGGACGAGCAGCCCGCTGAGGCGGACGGTCCCCACGTTAGCGAATTCGTGTCTGTTCATAGTACCTCGTTACCGACGGTAGGCGTCGCTCTCGGTTCCCGGTTTCCCCGGCCTCGCTCAGTCCCGGTAGCCCAGCAACCGGAGCCCGTTCAGCGAGACGAGCACGGTCGACCCCTCGTGCCCGACGACGGCGAGCGGCAGCGGGATCCCCCGCAGGAGGATCGTGCCCACCATGAGCACGATCGCGCCGAAGGCGATGGCGAGGTTGACCGAGAGCGTCCGGCGCGTCCTGCGACCCAGCCCCAGCACGTACGGGACCTTGGTGATGTCGTCGCCCATCAGCACCACGTCCGCCGTCTCCAGCGCGACGTCGGTGCCGGCCCCGCCCATCGCGACGCCGAGCGTCGCTGTCGCGAGCGCGGGCGCGTC from Halomicrobium salinisoli includes these protein-coding regions:
- a CDS encoding ethylbenzene dehydrogenase-related protein, with protein sequence MTAGRDDRSVATAAVALALLTAAAVAPALVGARPANEVPVTDLPEAGDSLSNPTADAWGQTPEKEVALASAPSGAPNANDTSIEAVSVRAARTDGRLALRLRWADPTRDANLTPGRYTTPHVNSFGDAAAIQLPTDASANPGIAMGSTQTPVNVWYWSGPTAGQELIAGGPGTSSMVNQQVSTNATYRDDHWYVTFVRNETVDTANRTDFAANEDVQVAFAVWNGSNAERAGQKAVSEWQYFPFGPGPQGPPYEAILWGVAGLALVVVIVATVIGIRRS
- a CDS encoding molecular chaperone TorD family protein; this encodes MTTDPETRPDRDGADGRIEEPVDAIDPDAGARGAAYALLASAFAHPDERFHEALRAGDVAAQFEALLDRTPLDVDAPLPATDDDYETLCARYNDLFVVGHAEYEDRTDGSLNATGPPVALYESGYRPDVSWNDVNLDLARAYDYYDLTVDTDEREHHDHLRLELEFAGYLARRAAVADGGEVSEANRSSSERSSDGGADAARLDFLDRHLRHVAEGVAETVDEEPGTGAYGEFAALLDAFTAADRAELVDRLEGG
- a CDS encoding P-loop NTPase, producing MSLPDTELQERVEAALRRVEDPQAGVNVFEAGLVEDIAVEDGAVTVEAALDGFGEDAIGSVTGAIARAARDVEGVERAHVEPAAPTTEDPASIEDVDRVVAVASTKGGVGKTTVATHLACALATDAEVALFDADIYGPNVPSLLGVEGVIRADEDDRPIPVSVGPMEVMSADLLTEGGPLAWRGAMAHDALTELFETTAWDDPDTMVIDLPPGTGDVALTTLQEVPVDGVVLVTTPFHTSLEDTRRSVELFEENGVPVLGTVVNMERFTCDCGREHDLFPGEDPGEGLDVPVLARLPFDEEMQDDPTPSAAPEPIAGLATDVRDRLDDVDRVEVPDDAVDLRGRGPRQRLDRVREAFTALDSGERLHVVSDRDPTPAGEFLVDLLDEAGQPSEVLAEFAVDRRGPNEWALVAERP
- a CDS encoding HEAT repeat domain-containing protein; the encoded protein is MAPERSPGFGVEPEGLEDIEVSREDVTIGEATPEELTASDTDPVADEPVDALLDQLRSGSKIERRRAALALADARDPGDRVAETLAGVAQTDEDDDVRQFAVEALGKIGGEIAERGALAVTNDGDPWVRAEAVVTIDRLDRAAHEDRLTAALDDDHHAVRRNALISLFKLRGEDAGDDLLAALDDDSERVREWAAHMLAGVDADRCREALQRTAATDDSDVVRATAANALQEDPARFRRNFRGALAEGDTLLPGEDLLNRQPDL
- a CDS encoding 4Fe-4S dicluster domain-containing protein, which codes for MSLQDDGATVELADGIEHQVAMVMDLNKCIGCQTCTVACKKLWTEGGGREYMYWNNVETKPGRGYPRDWEEKGGGFASAEQADQEDTHGEREVGELPSQEDWGRPWEFNHGEIFYDGSDESLRPQGETPEWGPNWDEDQGAGEYPNSYYFYLPRICNHCTHPSCAEACPRKALYKREEDGIVLVDQERCRGYRYCVEGCPYNKVHFNVLKKKSEKCIFCYPRKEGEGPDDEVRPPACASECPPQLRLVGFLDDEDGPIYKLVEEYGVALRLHPEFHTEPNVYYVPPFAPPQHTEDGETVDVDRIPRPYLEELFGEDVHDALDTIERHRDRVRRGEDSELMDLLTTQDLARQYRLEAFDDD